TCCGAATCCAGGTATCTTGAAGATACCTGGATTCTCCTTGTTCACAAATGATTTAGCAATGCTATGAATGGTTTGAAAAAAGCAATTATCGATGTATTTGCTGCTTCACAAAGCTAAGTCTGGGGATATTTGGGCTGAGAAGATTTCAAAGTTCTACTACTGTTGCTTAACTGGTCAGGAATCGAGCATACTTTGATGCTGCGACACTGACTTTTTCGAGGTCGGCGGAATTCACAACGCCCAAAAGACTACCCTTTTCTTCTTGTGTCATTGGTAATTTCACTGATTGACCAACTTCTGCAAAAAACTGCTCAGATCCTCCTGGTGTAAGCAAATACAGGATTTTTGCAGGCTTTGTCCCGATATTCTTAAAACCATGATACTCACCTTTGGGAAGGCGTATAAAAGTTCCGGAAGTTGCAACCATAGTTTGCTGATCAAGTTGATACTCAATCTCTCCCTCAAGAATATAGTGAGCTTCGTCCATTTGGTCATGAATGTGAAGTGCTACACTACTTTGCGGTTGCATTAAAGCCTCGACTAGCCCATAGGTTCCGCCTGTATCTTTCCCCTCAGCGAGAAGGGTGTATAAGTCACCCAGCACCAAATATGTAGAACTCGGACTAGGCAGTACTACCGTAGTTTCGATATTCGTCGTCATAATAATTACTCTCCTATACTTGTGGTTATCTAGCAAGAATAAGGTATTACTACTGGTCTGCCACAGCAACTTTGCTGGATTAAGGGAAAATAACATAGTCATGTTTATTTTCACTCAGCACTTTTTGGTCAGACAACAAGCCTTGATTGATCGTTGCCAAGCATAAGATTGAGTATGTTGTCCTGTGTTTGATTGGTTGCACCCAGATTTGTGATTAGTTCCGCTACTGTGGAAGTTCTTTGTCCGGCTAGGGTCAACTTACTGTTATCGACAAAAGTGTAAGTACCCTCTTCTAAAAAAGTAGCAAATTGCTTTATATACTTACCCTGGTCTTGTAGTAGAGAAGTATATGGTTCTGAATTAAAGAAAGTTTTCATGTCTATCTGATTTTTAAAGGCAATTTCAAACGCTGCTTGATATTGCTTTTCTAATGGTTCGTAATGAGAAACTCCAGGTGCTGGTGGAAGTGAATTATCATGTTCCTCAAGTAGATGCAGTCTAAACTTAAGAACTAAATCACTTTTCACAAAAGATTGAGCAAATCTATCTTCCATAAATTCCCGAAACTGATCAACAGTGATAGTATTTGCCTTTTTGGCCATAACATGGAATTTGATTACATCTAAATTGCCGATTGGATAAGAATTTTCTATGCTATTAACATATGTTTTAGAGTTACTATTATTTGTTACATATATAACAGCTTTGCTGACAAAATTCTGCTGATCAGAATCGAGAATGGCAGCACTATTAATCCAGGTTTGAAAGTTCTCTTCTGATACAAACGTTAATTCTGCTATTCCATCCAATTGGTCTTCTTCTGAAATTTTGTATTCTACGCCATCAATACTTGGCCAAATATTATCCGAATTATGAGTCAAGTGATACTGCCAATACTGGTATTGACCTGGTAGTCTTGCACTTACTGGCCCATGAACATTTTTCCAGTAGCTATAGAATGTTTGCCTATCTATTTCTTCTCTCTTTTTAAGAAGTATATATAATACTGTTGTCACATTTTGATCATGTGCTGAATAATTGATCTTTGCCATAGTTAATCTCCTAGTAAGATGAAGTTTTACCTGAATGAGAGGTACAATATTGCTGTTAAATTGCCGCCAGACTTTTTTGTTTAGATCACATTTTCATACAGTTCAGTAAAGAAAACCACCGCTAGTTAAGTAGATGAAAAAAATATTTACAGCCATTGCGAGCTTTGCGTCTACATTTCGCTTCGCTCCATTCGCAATGACATTGTGTAATTAATTCTGTTTACCTACCTATTGACCACTTAGGTGGATTAGCTATTGACCATTTAGGAGCAAATCCAGTTTCTACTCTTTGTCTACCTTCAGGATGTTCAGCGAAGTGGTTCTTCATAGTGTTGGGCGGAATTAGTCTTTTACCTTCACTGACAGTAAACACAGAGGCTGAATTCGGGACAGTAATTGTGGGATCAAATACAGGATTCACATCCATAAAAATTCGCAATTCTGAGAATTTATCCCCTTCTACGCGGAAGATATCGGAACAAGGAAGTGTAACAACTGAGCCATCTTTACGCCAGTAGGTAACATCCATTTCCACAAACACTACGTCACCAACTTCCCAGATCATTTTGATGTCGTGGTAGACAGCAGAGATACCACTAAAGAAAGCGTCCGCAGATTTCTTAATTGCTGCTTTATCTAAACAGACATCAAAATTGCCAAACTGATAAACTGGTGTGTCGGTAAAAAAGTTGATGAATCCTTCCGAATCAAACGCCTCACCTCTAGAGAACAAACGCTTAACCAAGTCTGTTGTCGCACCTGGAAATTTTTCGGAAGTAGATTTGTTGGAATTAGCTGCTACTTTACCATTCAAAGCCGTAGTTTGTAATCTATTTTCTTGCTGTTCAGCAACAGTTTTTAAGTTTAGAACAATCTGCTTAACTGCTTCGGCAATATTTTCTTGAATTTTTTGAGCAACTTTTCGACCTTCTTGATTGTAAGGTTCCCAGTCCCAGGTGTAGCTAATTACTAGGGGTTCATGAGGATTGTTACTAGCAGGGCGGACAACTGCATTAACTCCCTGACCAATGAACAGGGGATTATTGACTAAGGTGTGTCTGATTTTTCCAGTTTTTTCATTCCAAGTGATTTTTTCCTCAACTGTGATGTTGAGAATTTTCGTTTCACGCAGTACGCCATTGTTATATCTCTCCAGAATTTTGTAATTGTAAGCTTCTGGATTATAACGTCCTGGGTTTTCAATGTTGTCCAGCAATACATTCCAAACAGTCGATAATGAAGCATTTACAGAACTGCTAAATGTAGCATAAACTCTTTCTGATGTTTCTATCTCTTGATAAGAGTTAGAATTTAAAGCAGCGAAATGTGTATTATTTGCCATATCATATTCCTTTTGCGCTTTTGCAAAATGTTCTTTAACTGTGCGAGTGACTTGGTTGAATTCTAATTGTTCTCCATTTGGGCCTTTACAGTAGAACAATGCCCAACCTTCTAATTCACCAAAGTCTGACTCCGGCTGATCATCTGCATTGAATGAATCTGGCTCTTGCCAAAATTTAGAAGAATTATATTTGAGTGCAACTTTTCTTCTTTCTTCTTCAGATTTTACTCTAATTACGCGATTACAAACAACATTTTTCATCCCGCGTATTTGGCACTCTTCCTCTAAGAGTTTGGCGAAAACATTTAAATCCACATCATCTTTTACGTGAAAAGAGAGGTGCATGGCATTGACATGACCAACATGGGAAGGAATGCGAACAACGGCTGAATTATGGGGATTTTGTGTTGCCGCATCTCGAAAATAAATGAGTTCAATGCAGGTATTTCCAAAGGAAATGAATTTAATATCTAAGGCTTCTTTAGCATCCCTAAGATTGGGAATACCAAAAGTTTTGGTGTCAACTCCTTGGGCTAATGCATCCAACTCTTCTTTTTGAAAGAGAGTGTTTTGCATCGCATCACCCATAAGATTATTTTCTACAACAACTATTTTCCCTCCTAACACCTCTGTGTAAAATTCGAGGGATTGTTCCATGTCTTCAACTGTAACTCCGACGTGTTGTACCCCTTGGAGATAATGACCTAATCCTGGCTTAACAGCTTCTTTACCGTTCATTAGAGAAACTATGTCTGACTTTAATTGATTGGTTGCTCCTACTTTCACAATCAAATCTGCAACATTAGAACTCCACTGACCTGCTAGGGTCAATTTGCCGTTATATACAAAGGTGTAAGCACTGCGTTCTCGCAATGGTAAAATCTGCTTCACATATTTAGCTAAGTCTTTGAAAGCAGCAGCGTACTCTGGGGAGGCAAAGAATGCTTCCATTTCTAGAGGATTGTCAAAGGCAATTTCAAACGCCGCTTGATACTGCTTCTCTGGTGGTTCCCAATGAGATACCCCAGCAACATCTGGGCGGGAATTGTCTGTTTCATCAAACAAATGCAGTCGGAACTTGAGGACTGCATCACTCTGGACGATCGCACGAGCAAAGCAATCTGTCAAATGTTGGCGAAAGGCTGCTACATTGACACCATCAGCTTTCTTAAGCAAGACATGGAATTTCAACCCGTCCACCTTACCGTTTGGTTCTCCTGTGGGGATACCATCAATGAAGGTTTGGGAATTACCATAGTTGGTGTTGTAGCCAACTGCTTTACTGAATAAGTTATGTTCGTCAGCCATCAGAGGATCTGACGATTGAAAAAAGGCGTCGCGATCGCTTTGTGTTGCAAAAGTTAATTCTGCAATGCCATCAAATTGATCTTCTGTCTGATATGTGTAATCAATCCCTGGAACCCTTGGCCACAAACTACCCTCCTGATTATGATCCAGGTGAAATTGCCAGTATTGGTGCTGACCTGGTAATCGGGCGCAGAGAGGCCCATGCACATTTCTCCAGTAATCGTCAAAAAGCTCTAAGGAAATACCCTTTCTTTTCCACAAGAGAACATAGAAAGCTAGTTTGCCACTTTGATCTCGCATTGCATAATTGGCTTTTTTTGTTGCTGCTTTCATTGCAGATCTCCTTAATTCAACACTACTCTGGTTAAAAATATTATTTAGCGTGCTGAAGCAGCCTGTCTGAATTTTCACGGTAAGTCCTCAAACCACGAAACAGCGTGGTTTTTCCCACAACCTGATTGTCAATAATTATGAATTAATGAACATGACCAACGGAAAAATCAGGGCTGGGGAAATCCTTAAGATCACCTTTTTCATATGCCGTGAAAAGTCAGCTAGAGTTGGGTTGCTCGTTCTTGCTCAACAGACCAAGGCTTGCGATCGCCACCATCGGATACAGGCTGTAATCGCCAATTTTTTGGGCTGACCACGAGATATAGGGTTGGGTTGAGTAAGGAAACCTAATATATATTATATCATGTCCGTTTAAACACTTATGATACCTGTGGGGGTTGGTAATGGGTAATGG
Above is a window of Nostoc sp. UHCC 0702 DNA encoding:
- a CDS encoding EthD domain-containing protein — translated: MAKINYSAHDQNVTTVLYILLKKREEIDRQTFYSYWKNVHGPVSARLPGQYQYWQYHLTHNSDNIWPSIDGVEYKISEEDQLDGIAELTFVSEENFQTWINSAAILDSDQQNFVSKAVIYVTNNSNSKTYVNSIENSYPIGNLDVIKFHVMAKKANTITVDQFREFMEDRFAQSFVKSDLVLKFRLHLLEEHDNSLPPAPGVSHYEPLEKQYQAAFEIAFKNQIDMKTFFNSEPYTSLLQDQGKYIKQFATFLEEGTYTFVDNSKLTLAGQRTSTVAELITNLGATNQTQDNILNLMLGNDQSRLVV
- a CDS encoding DUF1857 family protein; this encodes MKAATKKANYAMRDQSGKLAFYVLLWKRKGISLELFDDYWRNVHGPLCARLPGQHQYWQFHLDHNQEGSLWPRVPGIDYTYQTEDQFDGIAELTFATQSDRDAFFQSSDPLMADEHNLFSKAVGYNTNYGNSQTFIDGIPTGEPNGKVDGLKFHVLLKKADGVNVAAFRQHLTDCFARAIVQSDAVLKFRLHLFDETDNSRPDVAGVSHWEPPEKQYQAAFEIAFDNPLEMEAFFASPEYAAAFKDLAKYVKQILPLRERSAYTFVYNGKLTLAGQWSSNVADLIVKVGATNQLKSDIVSLMNGKEAVKPGLGHYLQGVQHVGVTVEDMEQSLEFYTEVLGGKIVVVENNLMGDAMQNTLFQKEELDALAQGVDTKTFGIPNLRDAKEALDIKFISFGNTCIELIYFRDAATQNPHNSAVVRIPSHVGHVNAMHLSFHVKDDVDLNVFAKLLEEECQIRGMKNVVCNRVIRVKSEEERRKVALKYNSSKFWQEPDSFNADDQPESDFGELEGWALFYCKGPNGEQLEFNQVTRTVKEHFAKAQKEYDMANNTHFAALNSNSYQEIETSERVYATFSSSVNASLSTVWNVLLDNIENPGRYNPEAYNYKILERYNNGVLRETKILNITVEEKITWNEKTGKIRHTLVNNPLFIGQGVNAVVRPASNNPHEPLVISYTWDWEPYNQEGRKVAQKIQENIAEAVKQIVLNLKTVAEQQENRLQTTALNGKVAANSNKSTSEKFPGATTDLVKRLFSRGEAFDSEGFINFFTDTPVYQFGNFDVCLDKAAIKKSADAFFSGISAVYHDIKMIWEVGDVVFVEMDVTYWRKDGSVVTLPCSDIFRVEGDKFSELRIFMDVNPVFDPTITVPNSASVFTVSEGKRLIPPNTMKNHFAEHPEGRQRVETGFAPKWSIANPPKWSIGR
- a CDS encoding cupin domain-containing protein yields the protein MTTNIETTVVLPSPSSTYLVLGDLYTLLAEGKDTGGTYGLVEALMQPQSSVALHIHDQMDEAHYILEGEIEYQLDQQTMVATSGTFIRLPKGEYHGFKNIGTKPAKILYLLTPGGSEQFFAEVGQSVKLPMTQEEKGSLLGVVNSADLEKVSVAASKYARFLTS